A window of the Alnus glutinosa chromosome 4, dhAlnGlut1.1, whole genome shotgun sequence genome harbors these coding sequences:
- the LOC133867373 gene encoding protein DETOXIFICATION 33 codes for MGVETPLLTNNHSNHEDEKPVSYVKEFGHESKRLWKLAGPAIFTSICQYSLGALTQTFAGFVGELELAAVSVENSVIAGLAFGVMLGMGSALETLCGQAYGAGSIRMLGVYMQRSWVILLTTACLLVPIYVWSPPILEAIGETDEISEAAGKFALWMLPQLFAYALNFPIQKFLQAQRKVLVMAWISAVVLVIHTFFSWFLILKLGWGLTGAAITLNISWWLIVITQLLYIFITKSDGAWAGFSWLAFADLWGFVKLSLASAVMLCLEFWYLMILVVITGRLQNPLIPVDAISICMNIQGWDAMIALGFNAAISVRVSNELGAGNFKTAKFAVIVVSVTSVAIGVVCMSVVFATRDYFPYLFTSSEAVAVETTKLAVLLGITVLLNSLQPVLSGVAVGAGWQAIVAYINIGCYYIVGLPAGILLGFTFGFGAEGIWSGMIGGICLQTLILIVVTSITNWRREAEQAETRVKKWGGGSTGED; via the exons ATGGGCGTAGAGACTCCCCTTCTCACGAATAACCATAGCAACCATGAGGACGAAAAGCCGGTGAGCTATGTTAAGGAGTTCGGGCATGAGTCGAAGAGGCTTTGGAAGCTTGCCGGCCCGGCTATCTTCACCTCGATATGTCAGTACTCGCTGGGTGCGCTCACTCAGACATTTGCGGGTTTCGTTGGGGAGCTCGAGCTCGCCGCCGTGTCTGTTGAGAACTCTGTCATTGCCGGGCTTGCCTTCGGAGTCATG TTGGGAATGGGAAGTGCATTGGAGACGCTTTGTGGGCAAGCATACGGTGCGGGTAGCATCAGGATGTTGGGGGTGTACATGCAGAGATCGTGGGTCATTTTATTGACTACAGCTTGTCTTTTGGTTCCTATCTATGTTTGGTCCCCTCCCATCCTTGAGGCCATTGGGGAGACCGATGAGATATCTGAGGCCGCTG GCAAATTTGCTCTTTGGATGCTTCCACAACTGTTCGCGTACGCGCTCAATTTTCCAATCCAAAAGTTCCTACAAGCACAGAGGAAAGTCTTAGTCATGGCTTGGATATCGGCTGTGGTCCTTGTGATACACACATTCTTTAGCTGGTTTCTGATATTGAAGCTTGGGTGGGGCTTAACTGGAGCGGCAATCACCTTGAACATATCGTGGTGGCTCATTGTTATTACTCAATTGCTCTACATTTTCATTACTAAGTCCGACGGTGCGTGGGCTGGATTCTCATGGCTCGCATTTGCAGACTTGTGGGGCTTTGTGAAGCTTTCATTGGCTTCTGCTGTGATGTTATG CTTAGAGTTTTGGTACTTGATGATACTGGTGGTGATAACAGGCCGTCTTCAGAATCCTCTGATTCCAGTTGACGCCATCTCTATTTG TATGAACATACAAGGATGGGATGCGATGATTGCCCTTGGGTTCAATGCTGCAATAAG TGTGAGGGTATCGAATGAACTTGGAGCCGGCAATTTTAAGACTGCAAAATTTGCAGTGATTGTCGTTTCAGTCACATCCGTTGCCATAGGAGTTGTTTGCATGAGCGTAGTGTTTGCAACAAGGGATTATTTCCCTTACCTTTTCACCAGCAGTGAAGCCGTTGCCGTGGAAACTACCAAACTTGCTGTCTTGCTAGGAATCACAGTGCTTCTAAACAGCCTTCAACCAGTCCTATCTG GTGTGGCTGTTGGAGCCGGATGGCAAGCTATTGTCGCATATATCAACATCGGGTGCTACTACATTGTTGGATTGCCTGCCGGCATACTCCTCGGATTCACATTTGGTTTTGGAGCTGAA GGTATTTGGTCAGGAATGATTGGAGGCATTTGTTTGCAAACCTTAATCTTGATAGTGGTCACTTCAATAACCAACTGGAGGAGAGAG GCTGAACAAGCAGAGACCCGTGTGAAGAAATGGGGAGGAGGGTCAACTGGAGAGGACTGA
- the LOC133867274 gene encoding F-box/FBD/LRR-repeat protein At1g13570-like has protein sequence MEADRISNLPGSVIDHILSNLPMREAVRTSVLSSKWRYKWATLPHLAFDNQCFSVPFQDHTDVENKLVAIVDHVLLLHNGPIYKFKLSHPDVQGIPNMNRWILHLSRSSIKELVLEIWKGKRYKMPSSLFSCHDLIHLKSSNCLLKPPLAFKGFRSLKSLDLQRVTMAQDVFGSLISSCPLLERLTLMNFDGFTHLNIDAPKLQFFCTGGAFEDISFENTSCLTVISIGLYVNVGDKRRAYSNYSNLLKFFVRLPHIRRLEVQSYFLKYLAIGIVPGKLPTPCVHLNYFSICMNFNDVEEVLTALCLIRSSPNLKELEVLARPEEQVAAVTFTNYWKDDHWSSPFNQLRQVKIGGILGIKPELNFINFLLLAAPVLETMSVKPASNRGGWELTKELLRYRRSSRQAEIIYLDP, from the exons ATGGAGGCAGACAGGATCAGCAACTTACCAGGGAGTGTTATAGATCACATTTTGTCAAATTTGCCAATGAGGGAAGCAGTTAGGACAAGTGTTTTGTCAAGCAAGTGGAGGTACAAATGGGCTACACTTCCACATCTTGCGTTTGATAATCAATGTTTCTCTGTTCCTTTTCAAGATCATACAGATGTCGAGAATAAACTTGTGGCCATTGTTGATCATGTTCTGTTACTTCATAATGGCCCAATATACAAGTTCAAACTATCTCACCCGGATGTTCAAGGGATTCCTAACATGAATAGGTGGATTCTTCATCTATCAAGGAGCTCTATCAAAGAGTTGGTTCTTGAAATTTGGAAAGGGAAACGCTACAAGATgccttcttctctattttcttgtCACGATTTGATTCATTTAAAGTCATCTAATTGTTTGCTAAAACCTCCGTTGGCGTTTAAAGGCTTCAGGAGCTTGAAGAGCCTTGATCTGCAGCGTGTGACCATGGCCCAAGATGTGTTTGGAAGTCTGATTTCTAGCTGCCCTCTGCTAGAGAGATTGACATTGATGAACTTTGACGGTTTCACCCATCTCAACATTGATGCACCAAAACTCCAATTTTTTTGTACTGGAGGTGCTTTTGAGGACATTAGTTTTGAAAACACCTCCTGTTTGACTGTCATTTCCATTGGATTATATGTAAATGTTGGTGATAAAAGGCGAGCTTATTCCAATTATAGCAATTTGCTCAAATTTTTTGTCCGTCTGCCCCATATTCGAAGGCTGGAGGTTCAGAGCTACTTTTTGAAG TATTTGGCTATTGGAATTGTACCAGGAAAGTTGCCTACACCATGCGTTCATCTAAATTATTTTTCCATATGCATGAACTTCAATGATGTGGAGGAGGTTTTAACTGCTCTATGCCTCATAAGAAGTTCCCCTAATCTAAAAGAACTAGaagttttg GCTCGCCCGGAGGAACAGGTTGCTGCGGTGACATTCACCAACTATTGGAAAGACGACCACTGGAGTAGTCCATTCAACCAACTGCGACAAGTGAAAATAGGTGGCATCCTTGGTATAAAACCTGAATTAAATTTCATCAATTTCCTGCTATTAGCTGCCCCAGTTCTTGAAACAATGAGTGTTAAGCCTGCTTCCAACCGTGGAGGATGGGAATTGACAAAAGAATTACTGCGATACCGGCGATCCTCCAGGCAGGCAGAAATCATTTACTTGGACCCTTAA